Proteins from one Penicillium digitatum chromosome 2, complete sequence genomic window:
- a CDS encoding DNA repair protein rhp41 produces the protein MKEPHESRKLPETPRNQPRNPRSYRHQQALPTPSNDDQLGYIDEHKRHDDTQETHQRPNVDDGSDKDSDYLPVPPVRSECVSKFKMSERERDSNQRPQKRRSSGIVSQDANRSHGARKSETPRASVRLKGGRKFLEKSVGKRDKTLTQMDFVRRYITIDDDDDDVNMGYIQPIPQKKNIQYEKTEHARKVNQPQPMKRATPAKRKRRAFEEELDLSTGEPISQPKEAQESNTGSRVEGEHASTIPVTPRKYGTREIPSSQTPESPGLAIITSSQFRSATRSPSKWKLLNLTDHPLQPIKEEFLEARRVAENSQVPGGESLPRPTTLDSLSSYKNLIHSDLTTTEEFTSSAPATESISQKLPIEANGNSRNETTKRERTVVYETDADSEYGDSEDNLDRRSVTPSLKKNRRAFGPPDSSQVTQHSPESPKDDSQELPLPAVQSSPGLDDAPPSEGPMSDASICYQRMHAATQFPHEPIPTLNTQKMSELFPHEGSSQYTNLGAWRPYFQKQVRGPFSQTQTKSQEGDKESTEMVPESSPIQERVCGIESGDGSFQRPRVPGSVVQVESSQAVDRDPQWKGRVLSRSQLLTSSVMESVPLPNFWNGSQDSVGEPYSLPEA, from the exons ATGAAAGAACCGCACGAGTCTCGAAAGCTGCCAGAGACCCCTCGAAATCAGCCCCGCAACCCGAGAAG TTATCGACATCAGCAAGCACTC CCCACACCTTCGAATGATGACCAGCTTGGCTACATTGACGAACACAAGCGTCACGACGATACCCAAGAAACACATCAGCGGCCAAATGTAGATGACGGGTCTGACAAAGATTCAGATTATCTACCCGTCCCACCAGTTCGGTCAGAATGTGTCTCGAAATTCAAGATGAGTGAACGAGAGCGCGATTCGAATCAACGCCCGCAGAAGCGGAGGAGCTCTGGAATCGTCAGTCAAGATGCAAACCGAAGTCACGGAGCACGAAAGAGCGAGACACCGAGAGCAAGTGTTCGTCTTAAGGGCGGTCGAAAATTTTTGGAGAAGTCAGTTGGAAAGCGGGATAAGACTTTAACTCAGATGGACTTTGTACGACGTTACATTACcatcgatgatgatgacgacgacgTGAACATGGGATATATCCAACCGATACCGCAGAAGAAAAACATACAATATGAAAAGACAGAACATGCGCGCAAAGTGAACCAACCACAGCCTATGAAGCGTGCGACTCCTGCCAAACGAAAGCGCAGAGCTTTTGAAGAAGAGCTGGATCTCTCAACCGGGGAACCTATATCTCAACCAAAAGAAGCGCAAGAATCAAATACCGGAAGTCGAGTTGAAGGAGAGCATGCATCTACAATCCCTGTTACACCGCGGAAGTATGGGACGCGCGAGATTCCTTCTTCACAGACACCCGAAAGCCCTGGCCTCGCCATCATAACCTCGTCTCAATTTCGCAGTGCTACTCGCTCTCCTTCAAAATGGAAACTGTTAAACCTCACGGATCACCCCTTGCAACCGATTAAAGAAGAATTCCTGGAAGCTCGGCGAGTGGCCGAAAATTCACAAGTCCCTGGAGGTGAATCCTTACCACGACCAACAACACTCGATTCTCTAAGCAGCTATAAAAATTTGATCCATTCCGATCTAACCACTACTGAGGAATTCACCTCATCTGCACCTGCAACAGAGTCAATTTCCCAGAAGCTCCCCATCGAAGCAAATGGGAACTCGAGAAATGAAACCACCAAGAGGGAGAGGACAGTCGTCTACGAAACGGATGCGGACTCAGAATACGGAGACTCCGAGGACAACCTTGATAGACGTTCCGTGACGCCATCTCTAAAGAAAAACCGTCGAGCATTTGGTCCGCCGGACAGCTCACAGGTGACCCAACACAGCCCAGAGTCACCCAAGGATGATTCCCAAGAACTTCCTCTGCCAGCTGTGCAATCGAGCCCTGGATTAGATGATGCACCTCCATCCGAAGGTCCAATGTCTGATGCCTCAATTTGCTACCAACGAATGCACGCAGCTACACAATTCCCGCACGAGCCAATACCAACGCTGAATACGCAGAAGATGTCTGAGCTTTTCCCCCACGAAGGCAGTAGCCAGTACACAAATTTGGGTGCCTGGAGGCCTTACTTTCAAAAACAAGTACGGGGGCCATTCTCGCAAACCCAGACAAAGAGCCAGGAAGGCGACAAAGAGTCTACTGAAATGGTCCCCGAGTCATCGCCCATCCAGGAACGAGTATGTGGAATAGAGTCGGGCGACGGTTCGTTCCAGCGACCTCGAGTTCCTGGCTCAGTGGTACAAGTTGAGTCCTCGCAGGCGGTAGATCGAGATCCTCAATGGAAGGGTCGGGTCCTCTCTCGGAGCCAGCTTCTTACATCGAGCGTCATGGAGAGCGTTCCGCTTCCGAATTTTTGGAACGGGAGTCAGGATAGTGTAGGAGAGCCTTATAGCTTACCTGAAGCATGA
- a CDS encoding BSD — MDIAYDHIQEEAFSNKEGAPSDSNPQESSANLNDELQETFRAFSASPWGSRIGGLWNNVRKQGESYYEGARQEYAAASEEAVKGFSDLRDTLADRTKGLSLSTAALTSSGERQIDETVTPKAAAEVGQLSDKRELGGAGASGGESFITRLKAEAARRLKEIEKAEEAADEAILRFGMNISQKLREAVSILPPDTDESGKLLFESKDAEGKRVIHATRFEAQLHVIHSNLESFTKDPIAADLEKYPELRSAMEKLVPEQVEYVDFWTRYYFLRLVVETEEKKRKELLKGASAEDEEEVGWDDDSDSESQSPSTPQVRSGAQTLAPTKETEKAEPRRSHDQHSQADSESSYDVVSGTASRTPGSPKEKVSSAAKADESDEDWE; from the exons ATGGATATCGCTTACGATCACATCCAGGAGGAGGCTTTTTCCAACAAGGAGGGAGCCCCTTCCGACTCCAATCCGCAGGAGTCCAGCGCCAACCTCAACGATGAGCTACAAGAGACCTTCCGCGCATTCTCAGCCAGTCCCTGGGGCTCCCGAATCGGAGGACTATGGAACAATGTACGCAAGCAGGGAGAATCATACTACGAGGGTGCTCGCCAGGAGTATGCAGCTGCTAGTGAGGAAGCTGTGAAAGGATTTTCAGATCTGAGGGACACACTCGCCGACCGGACAAAGGGGCTGTCTCTCAGCACTGCTGCTTTGACAAGCAGTGGCGAGAGACAAATTGACGAGACTGTCACACCTAAGGCTGCCGCAGAAGTAGGACAACTTAGCGACAAGAGGGAActcggaggcgctggcgCCAGTGGAGGAGAAAGCTTTATTACCCGGTTGAAGGCGGAAGCCGCTCGGCGGctgaaggagatcgagaaggCAGAGGAAGCAGCTGATGAAGCGATCCTGCGATTCGGAATGAATATCAGCCAGAAGCTGCGTGAGGCCGTTAGCATTTTGCCCCCGGATACCGACGAGTCCGGCAAGCTTCTTTTCGAGAGCAAGGATGCCGAGGGAAAGCGGGTCATTCATGCCACACGGTTCGAGGCACAACTGCATGTTATTCATTCAAACTTGGAAAGCTTCACCAAGGACCCG ATCGCCGCCGATTTGGAGAAGTACCCCGAGCTCCGTTCGGCCATGGAAAAGCTCGTGCCGGAGCAGGTTGAATACGTCGACTTCTGGACTCGTTACTACTTCCTGCGTCTCGTCGTGGAGaccgaggagaagaagcgcaaggaGCTTTTGAAGG GTGCCTCCGCtgaggacgaagaagaagtcggCTGGGATGACGACTCTGACTCTGAGTCTCAGTCTCCCTCTACTCCACAGGTCCGCTCCGGTGCTCAGACCCTCGCTCCCACCAAAGAAACAGAGAAAGCCGAGCCTCGCCGTTCACACGACCAGCATTCCCAAGCCGACAGCGAATCTAGCTACGATGTTGTGAGCGGCACTGCTAGCCGCACACCTGGTAGTCCCAAGGAAAAGGTCTCCTCCGCTGCGAAGGCGGATGAGAGCGACGAAGATTGGGAGTAA
- a CDS encoding RanGTP-binding protein, giving the protein MDTFLTGLTRQAMNYAIRSGIAITASYAMRQSSRLLRNVKSEDRDELISLQQRLESKIQVIAPAIDMIELIAARGNTSLESAVDLTKSLRWEIQALGQRLGKAAASEELRRKGARSSKDQTNGEKEIKLIIKDIKKLLARIEDAVPLMNLAITTSGAKLSTNLPATVSPSRLLQASTFLTAGDTQYSMSPSQAVQVGPTFTLSMYMLFASHLRPQDEESVREATWKEVMHKARLKLRRVPIASLQDPDERLRKNLPGPAGSDEYAYQVLIIEDLDDSRLHTIDENDPQPQNYEGVSTAGIREILPIHQISKIFYADTGRILNISTEGETNNPVLLLKRDLNALPPRRMMERDEVEEDFPQTEPEEEPEDEEQAQLDAQLKGGENPDKNSFNYLHEDSIPEEWRLPPGLDPEWIAFEVYNEDETSDSESEAENPDSSTDEPSIDPNIMARLSLNEKSLSSHSPSPSNLSFSSATATRTVFNPHFENIRTSLSLLETLLRLTSLQQFQQQSHLSISDELLNFFLEESSTTGAGGDEQHRQRLRSEARRRVGWDPYNESPVKHRGEDYQYGWESGTDPHQYAGDPYSPSGRSQGFHLRSRESTPETPVRKSSSNFRPSSHRGVRPV; this is encoded by the exons ATGGATACTTTTCTAACTGGG CTCACCCGGCAGGCTATGAATTATGCCATTCG CTCGGGGATTGCAATAACTGCCAGTTATGCAATGCGCCAGTCATCGCGCTTGCTCAGA AATGTCAAGAGCGAGGACCGAGATGAGCTGATCTCCTTGCAACAACGCCTGGAGAGCAAGATACAAGTTATCGCCCCCGCTATTGACATGATTGAGTTGAT CGCTGCTCGAGGAAACACGTCCTTGGAATCTGCTGTCGACCTCACGAAGTCTCTGAGATGGGAAATTCAAGCCCTGGGACAGCGGCTGGGAAAAGCCGCAGCATCTGAAGAACTGAGACGCAAAGGAGCAAGATCGTCCAAAGATCAGACGAACGGCGAGAAAGAAATCAAGCTTATTATCAAAGAtatcaagaagcttttggcTCGGATTGAAGACGCAGTGCCACTGATGAACCTGGCCATCACCACCTCAGGGGCCAAGTTATCCACTAACTTGCCCGCGACGGTATCACCATCCCGGCTCCTCCAAGCAAGCACGTTTCTCACGGCAGGTGATACACAATATTCAATGTCCCCATCTCAGGCAGTGCAAGTAGGGCCGACGTTTACTTTATCGATGTACATGCTATTTGCCAGCCACCTGCGACCCCAGGATGAGGAATCTGTCCGCGAGGCTACATGGAAGGAGGTCATGCATAAGGCACGTTTGAAGCTACGTCGCGTTCCCATAGCCTCATTGCAGGATCCAGACGAACGCCTACGAAAGAATCTTCCAGGACCAGCTGGGTCCGATGAATACGCTTATCAAGTCCTGATCATTGAAGACTTGGATGATAGCCGACTCCATACAATCGACGAGAATGATCCGCAGCCCCAAAACTATGAAGGCGTTTCCACGGCAGGGATAAGGGAGATTCTTCCTATTCatcaaatttcaaaaatttTTTACGCAGACACCGGGAGGATCCTCAACATCAGCACAGAGGGCGAAACAAACAATCCGGTGCTGCTGTTGAAACGGGACTTGAATGCTCTCCCGCCACGACGCATGATGGAACGCGACGAGGTAGAGGAGGACTTCCCTCAAACAGAACCTGAGGAGGAACCAGAGGACGAGGAGCAAGCTCAACTCGACGCACAGCTGAAAGGAGGCGAAAATCCAGATAAAAACAGCTTCAATTATCTGCATGAAGACTCCATACCCGAAGAATGGCGTCTGCCTCCTGGACTGGACCCAGAATGGATTGCATTTGAAGTCTACAACGAAGATGAAACCTCCGATAGCGAGTCCGAAGCCGAAAACCCCGACTCATCCACTGACGAACCCTCAATCGACCCAAATATTATGGCCAGGCTGTCACTGAATGAGAAGAGTCTTTCATCACACTCCCCGTCTCCATCAAATCTGTCATTCTCATCTGCCACTGCCACAAGAACAGTCTTCAACCCTCACTTTGAGAATATCCGCACCTCCCTTTCCCTCCTCGAAACTCTCCTCCGCCTAACATCCCTCCAGCAATTCCAGCAACAATCTCACCTCTCCATCAGCGATGAGctcctcaacttcttcctgGAAGAATCCTCCACCACTGGCGCTGGTGGTGACGAACAGCACCGCCAGCGGCTGCGCTCCGAGGCCCGTCGTCGCGTTGGCTGGGACCCCTACAATGAAAGCCCGGTCAAACACCGCGGTGAGGACTACCAGTACGGCTGGGAGTCCGGTACCGATCCCCACCAATATGCTGGCGATCCTTACTCGCCTAGTGGCCGGTCGCAGGGCTTCCATCTTCGTTCCAGGGAGAGCACACCGGAGACCCCGGTGCGCAAAAGCTCGTCGAATTTCCGTCCAAGTAGTCACCGTGGTGTGAGGCCTGTGTAG
- a CDS encoding Translation release factor eRF3, putative — MSNQTPESWEDELSRQAEGVNLNAQSRPQAQAPSFQPGAASFTPGASSFVPGQQYQQYAGYPQQGYSQYGQQQAYGGYQQHQAYGQYNAYAQQPGGFNQYNNGQQQQQYGGYTQQPRHNAPVAAQQQPQAAAPAQSAPKTASNAAPKAKVLSIGAPSSSAAPKTKVLSIGTPTPAAKPVDTTPKEANGDTKGAAAAEAGSKVAATKGLDKTDKAAVAGKSSPTPSSDRSSPARGEMAKQARDANAVAKSQLADVDDATLKEIYGERREHVNVVFIGHVDAGKSTLGGSLLHATGMVDERTLDKYKKEAKEAGRETWYLSWALDLTQEERSKGKTVEVGRAFFKVTIPHPEGDIERQFSILDAPGHKSYVPHMIGGASQADLGCLVISARKGEYETGFEKGGQTREHALLARNTGVSKLIIAVNKMDDPTVEWDKARFEECTVKVIKFLEALGYKKSDIFCMPISAQRTIGIKDRVPKELCDWYDGPSLLEFLTAFELPERKVNAPFMMPISAKYRDMGTMAEGRIESGIIKKSGTYLMMPNREEIQISAMYGETEEEISTAKVGDQVRLRIRGIEEEDFFPGFVLCSPKRPVHCVSAFEAKIRILDLKNILTAGFNCVLHVHSAVEEVTFAALLHKLEPGTGRKSKRPPQFASKGQTIIARLEVTSTAGAVCVETYEEYNQLGRFTLRDQGQTIAIGMITKLITSETEAQ; from the exons ATGTCAAACCAAACACCTGAATCCTGGGAGGATGAGCTCTCCCGCCAGGCTGAGGGCGTTAATCTGAACGCACAATCTCGCCCTCAGGCCCAAGCACCCTCATTCCAACCTGGCGCCGCCTCTTTCACACCTGGAGCCTCTTCCTTCGTCCCCGGACAACAGTACCAACAGTATGCTGGTTACCCCCAGCAGGGATATTCTCAGTACGGCCAACAACAGGCCTACGGTGGCTACCAGCAGCATCAAGCCTACGGCCAGTACAACGCCTATGCCCAACAGCCTGGTGGCTTCAACCAGTACAACAATggacagcaacagcagcaatACGGTGGTTATACCCAGCAGCCTCGCCATAATGCGCCTGTAGCAGCACAGCAGCAACCCCAGGCTGCAGCACCGGCTCAGTCTGCTCCCAAGACTGCATCAAATGCTGCGCCCAAGGCCAAGGTTCTGTCCATCGGTGCCCCCTCCTCCAGCGCTGCCCCCAAGACCAAGGTCCTTTCGATCGGCACTCCTACGCCGGCAGCCAAGCCTGTTGACACTACCCCCAAGGAGGCCAATGGTGATACCAAGGGCGCCGCAGCTGCTGAGGCAGGCTCAAAGGTGGCGGCCACCAAGGGCCTTGACAAGACAGATAAGGCCGCTGTCGCTGGCAAATCTTCTCCCACGCCATCATCTGACCGCTCTAGCCCAGCCCGCGGTGAGATGGCCAAGCAAGCTCGCGATGCCAATGCCGTCGCAAAGTCTCAGCTAGCTGATGTTGATGACGCAACTCTAAAGGAAATCTACGGTGAGCGCAGAGAGCACGTTAACGTTGTCTTCATCGGCCACGTCGACGCTGGCAAGTCCACCCTGGGAGGTTCTCTCTTGCATGCCACCGGCATGGTCGACGAGCGTACACTGGACAAATACAAGAAGGAGGCCAAGGAAGCTGGTCGAGAGACCTGGTACCTCTCGTGGGCTCTTGATCTGACCCAGGAGGAACGCTCCAAGGGTAAGACAGTCGAGGTTGGCCGTGCTTTCTTCAAGGTCACCATCCCGCACCCGGAGGGTGATATCGAGCGTCAATTCTCGATCTTGGATGCGCCTGGTCACAAGTCCTATGTTCCTCATATGATTGGTGGTGCGTCTCAGGCTGATCTCGGTTGTTTGGTGATCTCTGCCCGTAAGGGTGAGTACGAGACTGGATTCGAGAAGGGTGGCCAGACCCGCGAACACGCGTTACTTGCAAGAAACACTGGCGTTTCCAAACTTATCATAGCGGTGAATAAGATGGATGACCCTACTGTCGAGTGGGACAAGGCCCGTTTCGAAGAATGCACCGTCAAAGTCATCAAATTCTTGGAAGCCCTGGGGTATAAGAAGTCGGACATTTTCTGCATGCCTATCTCTGCCCAGCGTACCATCGGTATCAAAGACCGAGTCCCCAAAGAATTGTGCGATTGGTACGACGGTCCGTCGCTGCTCGAATTCCTGACTGCATTCGAGCTCCCCGAGCGTAAGGTCAACGCGCCGTTCATGATGCCGATCAGTGCCAAGTACCGTGACATGGGTACCATGGCAGAGGGTCGCATTGAGTCCGGTATCATTAAGAAGAGTGGTACCTATCTCATGATGCCTAACCGCGAGGAGATTCAAATCTCTGCTATGTACGGtgaaacagaagaagagatttCGACCGCCAAGGTTGGTGACCAAGTTCGCCTGCGTATCCGTGGCATTGAGGAAGAAGACTTCTTCCCTGGTTTCGTGCTCTGCTCGCCTAAGCGCCCCGTTCACTGtgtatctgctttcgaggcTAAGATTCGTATCTTGGATCTGAAGAACATTCTGACAGCCGGTTTCAACTGTGTCCTGCACGTCCACTCCGCTGTTGAGGAAGTTACTTTCGCCGCTCTTCTTCACAAGCTCGAGCCCGGCACCGGCCGCAAGAGCAAGCGCCCTCCCCAGTTCGCCAGTAAGGGCCAGACCATTATTGCCCGTCTCGAGGTTACTAGCACCGCTGGTGCGGTCTGTGTCGAGACTTACGAAGAGTACAACCAATTAGGTCGTTTCACCCTGCGTGACCAG GGTCAAACCATTGCCATTGGTATGATTACCAAGCTCATCACTTCCGAGACCGAGGCCCAGTGA
- a CDS encoding Pre-rRNA processing protein, putative, translating into MATILTAQPATDAASYLDLAITLTINNWPALSLAVQSNWGGPNSSEKRDWLCGAISDMLADRPETDAEDLEEVLIQVMSDEFEVAVDDESAADVADMIMELKAQTDRGEFGTIQQMLEKFQKKSQNRSAAAQFQKVEVADEDQETDGESEEGDVEMGEAPRLVRAPRERAEPEIDDDGFTKVVGKKR; encoded by the coding sequence ATGGCGACAATTTTAACAGCTCAACCGGCCACAGATGCTGCCTCTTACCTTGACCTCGCCATCACCCTCACAATCAACAACTGGCCGGCCCTCTCACTAGCCGTGCAGTCAAACTGGGGCGGTCCCAACTCAAGCGAGAAGCGGGACTGGCTTTGCGGCGCTATCTCCGATATGCTGGCTGACCGACCCGAGACCGACGCCGAGGACCTGGAGGAAGTGCTCATTCAGGTGATGAGTGACGAATTTGAAGTGGCGGTGGACGACGAGAGCGCTGCGGACGTTGCGGACATGATCATGGAGCTGAAGGCGCAGACGGATCGCGGCGAGTTCGGCACTATCCAACAGATGTTGGAGAAATTCCAGAAGAAAAGCCAAAATCGCTCTGCTGCGGCCCAGTTCCAGAAGGTTGAGGTTGCGGATGAGGATCAGGAGACGGATGGTGAGAGTGAAGAAGGGGATGTTGAGATGGGTGAAGCGCCTAGGTTGGTGCGGGCTCCAAGAGAGAGGGCTGAGCCCGAGATTGATGATGACGGGTTTACAAAGGTTGTTGGAAAGAAAAGGTAG
- a CDS encoding AIG2-like, translating into MSDSAREQISLNSPPPPPPPPPPEIPGSKISSYVLKLRTAPSDYFFQAPNPPKYVDLFDAPTGPYFFYGTLTDPSMIREILGLETEPELRPARLSGYKCKLWGQYPALLDAPDSVVEGAVYHVQTVEHGERLAAYETKNYKVGPCRIRYSDGKEPADNVGYTFKFKGDRTDLSDGIFDLRVWLERMGRLAAVKKLDAKNSILQDT; encoded by the coding sequence ATGTCGGATAGTGCAAGAGAGCAGATAAGTCTCAACAGTCcccctccaccaccaccaccaccaccacccgAAATTCCTGGCTCGAAAATCTCCAGTTACGTCTTGAAACTCAGAACCGCTCCTTCGGATTACTTTTTTCAAGCACCAAACCCACCCAAGTACGTGGACTTGTTCGACGCGCCTACTGGGCCCTATTTCTTCTATGGCACGTTGACCGACCCGTCCATGATTCGTGAAATTTTGGGGCTGGAAACTGAGCCGGAACTGCGCCCAGCACGCCTATCGGGCTATAAGTGCAAGTTGTGGGGGCAATACCCTGCACTGCTGGATGCTCCAGACTCCGTGGTCGAGGGCGCAGTGTATCATGTTCAAACGGTTGAACATGGGGAGAGGCTTGCGGCATATGAAACAAAAAATTACAAAGTCGGCCCTTGTCGCATTCGCTATAGTGATGGAAAGGAGCCTGCGGACAATGTCGGATATACATTCAAGTTCAAGGGGGATCGGACTGATTTGAGCGATGGAATATTCGATCTCAGGGTCTGGTTGGAAAGAATGGGAAGACTTGCTGCGGTAAAAAAACTCGATGCCAAGAATAGCATATTGCAGGATACATAG